From the genome of Spinacia oleracea cultivar Varoflay chromosome 2, BTI_SOV_V1, whole genome shotgun sequence, one region includes:
- the LOC110789133 gene encoding uncharacterized protein has product MEGENESSSNSNNLNESDPQLSLAILQQDEDLHHHQQDHDNNSPPSSTSSSSSHNNPSFYPYTPPPLLVLDTPNQQQQQQQQQPRSSTPTLLNFIDPNLNHQDEPKWVEKVVEYPQPLYPHAKPEPAKIHSLNYLLQNHILIVSKDFKCGNSECNQMYKVTYDIQTKFQELVEFIRTEKDKSLNGGVAPEKWLTPTTTLPECSNCRRKCDVDSLLGSDDRVSESAYHKIDWLFLLLGRLLGVCEWNQLNYFCINNNIDRSVNGMVASTSQLLYRVYFDLCRQLQPHQHLFITD; this is encoded by the coding sequence ATGGAGGGTGAGAATGAGTCAAGCAGCAATTCTAATAATTTGAACGAATCCGATCCTCAACTTTCTCTCGCCATTCTTCAGCAAGATGAagatcttcatcatcatcaacaagatCATGATAACAACAGTCCTCCATCATCAACAAGCTCAAGCTCAAGCCATAACAACCCTTCTTTTTACCCTTACACTCCTCCTCCTCTACTCGTTCTTGATACTcctaatcaacaacaacaacaacaacaacaacaaccacgtTCATCTACACCAACCTTATTGAACTTCATTGACCCAAATTTAAACCATCAAGATGAACCAAAATGGGTCGAAAAGGTAGTCGAATACCCGCAACCACTTTACCCTCATGCCAAACCGGAACCAGCCAAGATTCATTCCTTGAACTACTTGTTACAAAATCACATTCTCATCGTTTCCAAAGATTTCAAATGCGGGAATTCTGAATGCAATCAAATGTATAAAGTGACGTATGATATCCAGACTAAGTTTCAAGAACTTGTTGAGTTTATTCGAACAGAGAAAGATAAGTCTTTAAACGGCGGCGTTGCTCCTGAGAAGTGGTTGACTCCGACGACGACGCTACCGGAGTGCAGCAATTGCAGGCGTAAGTGTGACGTCGACAGCCTTCTTGGGTCAGATGATAGGGTTAGTGAAAGTGCATATCATAAGATTGACTGGTTGTTTTTGCTGCTTGGACGATTGCTTGGAGTTTGTGAATGGAATCAACTCAATTATTTCTGCATCAATAACAATATCGATCGTTCTGTTAATGGTATGGTTGCTTCTACAAGCCAGCTTCTTTATCGTGTTTACTTCGACTTATGTAGACAACTTCAACCTCATCAACACCTCTTCATAACAGATTAA